From the Neoarius graeffei isolate fNeoGra1 chromosome 1, fNeoGra1.pri, whole genome shotgun sequence genome, one window contains:
- the LOC132888005 gene encoding cytosolic beta-glucosidase, which yields MAACKSASDGGFPRDFAWGAATAAYQVEGGWDMDGKGPSIWDTFCHSKGRVFEDHTGDVACNSYQLWDEDLKCIQQLGLSHYRLSFSWSRLLPDGTTRFVSPEGVAYYNKVIDDLIANAVMPMVTLNHFDLSQALQDRGGWKSPEIADVFDSYAQFCFKTFGDRVKLWITLNEPYVCAKFGYENGLFAPGLKEPGTSVYLVGHNMLRAHSRAWHSYNAHFRCLQGGKVSIALNSDWAEPFDPCCPEDVAAAQRYMDFNLGWFACPVFGTGDYPESMKCRIEAQNIELGFTKGQRLPKFSENEPKPLGTADFFALNYYTSRKVKDASSRPSELSFTGDQGVEAIIDPSWPVCGVSWLAVVPEGLRKLLKYIKEICSNPTIYITENGFSQVGPVELEDLDRCQFYQDTLQQVSKAITDDGVNVKGYFSWSLLDNFEWADGFSVRFGLFHVDFSSTELKRTMYRSGKEYAAVIKRYRTYNKLDN from the exons ATGGCTGCTTGTAAAAGTGCGTCTGATGGAGGCTTTCCCAGGGATTTTGCATGGGGAGCTGCAACAGCGGCTTACCAAGTCGAGG GGGGCTGGGATATGGACGGTAAAGGTCCCAGCATATGGGACACTTTTTGCCACAGTAAAGGCCGAGTGTTTGAGGATCACACTGGAGATGTGGCCTGTAACAGCTACCAGCTTTGGGATGAAGATCTGAAGTGTATCCAGCAGTTAGGCCTCTCACACTACCGTCTCTCCTTCTCCTGGTCACGGTTGCTTCCTGATGGAACCACACGTTTTGTCAGCCCAGAAG GTGTAGCATACTATAACAAAGTGATTGATGACCTAATCGCCAATGCTGTTATGCCCATGGTCACCCTGAACCACTTCGACTTGTCTCAGGCTCTGCAGGACCGTGGTGGATGGAAATCTCCAGAGATTGCAGATGTTTTTGACTCGTATGCTCAGTTTTGCTTTAAGACTTTTGGGGATCGGGTGAAGCTATGGATTACACTGAATGAGCCTTATGTGTGTGCTAAGTTTGGGTACGAGAATGGCCTGTTTGCCCCGGGCCTTAAAGAACCAGGGACCTCAGTGTACCTTGTAGGTCACAACATGCTGCGTGCTCATTCTAGAGCCTGGCATAGCTATAATGCCCACTTCAGATGCCTGCAAGGAGGAAAGGTGTCCATAGCTCTTAACAGTGACTGGGCTGAACCTTTCGACCCGTGCTGTCCTGAAGATGTGGCTGCCGCTCAACGATACATGGACTTTAACCTGGGCTGGTTTGCTTGCCCAGTGTTTGGAACAGGGGACTATCCAGAGTCCATGAAGTGCAGGATTGAGGCCCAGAACATTGAACTAGGATTTACCAAGGGGCAGCGTTTGCCCAAGTTTTCAGAGAACGAGCCCAAGCCCTTAGGCACAGCAGATTTCTTTGCACTGAACTACTATACCTCGCGCAAAGTGAAGGACGCAAGCTCTCGTCCCAGTGAGCTCAGTTTCACAGGGGACCAGGGAGTGGAGGCGATAATAGATCCATCATGGCCAGTGTGTGGTGTGTCCTGGCTTGCTGTTGTGCCTGAAGGACTGCGCAAGTTGCTAAAATACATAAAG GAGATTTGCAGCAATCCGACTATTTACATCACTGAAAATGGCTTCTCGCAGGTTGGGCCTGTGGAACTGGAAGACCTTGATCGCTGCCAGTTTTATCAGGATACACTTCAGCAAGTATCAAAAG CCATCACAGATGATGGTGTGAATGTGAAAGGATATTTTTCCTGGTCACTTCTGGATAACTTTGAGTGGGCAGATGGCTTCAGTGTGAGATTTGGCCTCTTCCATGTGGACTTCTCCAGCACTGAGCTAAAGCGCACCATGTACCGCTCTGGCAAAGAGTACGCAGCTGTAATAAAAAGATACCGCACCTACAACAAGCTGGACAACTGA